In the genome of Cuculus canorus isolate bCucCan1 chromosome 26, bCucCan1.pri, whole genome shotgun sequence, one region contains:
- the KCTD9 gene encoding BTB/POZ domain-containing protein KCTD9 yields MRRVTLFVNGSPRNGKVVAVYGTLSDLLSVASSKLGIKATSVYNGKGGLIDDIALIRDDDVLFVCEGEPFIDPQTDGRPHEELTGSHTDWLTLNVGGRYFTTTRSTLVNKEPDSMLAHMFKDKDAWGNKQDHRGAFLIDRSPEYFEPILNYLRHGQLIVNDGINLLGVLEEARFFGIDSLIEHLEIAIKNSQPAEDHSPISRKEFVRFLLATPTKSELRCQGLNFSGADLSRLDLRYINFKMANLSRCNLAHANLCCANLERADLSGSVLDCANLQGVKMLCSNAEGASLKGCNFEDPSGLKANLEGANLKGVDMEGSQMTGINLRVATLKNAKLKNCNLRGATLAGTDLENCDLSGCDLQEANLRGSNVKGAIFEEMLTPLHMSQSVR; encoded by the exons GTCGTGGCTGTGTATGGGACTTTATCCGATCTGCTGTCGGTGGCGAGCAGTAAGCTTGGAATAAAAGCAACCAGCGTTTACAATGGGAAAGGTGGACTCATTGATGATATCGCTTTGATTAG gGATGATGATGTTCTGTTTGTCTGTGAAGGGGAACCATTCATTG ATCCTCAGACTGATGGGAGACCTCATGAAGAGCTGACAGGGTCGCACACAGACTGGTTAACGCTCAATGTTGGAGGCCGATACTTCACCACCACACG GAGCACTTTGGTTAATAAAGAACCTGACAGTATGTTGGCCCATATGTTTAAAGATAAAG ATGCTTGGGGAAATAAGCAAGATCATAGAGGAGCATTCCTAATTGACCGCAGTCCTGAGTATTTTGAGCCAATTTTGAACTATTTGCGTCACGGACAGCTCATTGTAAATGATGGCATTAATTTGCTAG GTGTTCTGGAAGAAGCCAGATTTTTTGGTATCGATTCACTGATCGAACACCTAGAAATAGCTATTAAG AATTCACAGCCAGCAGAGGATCATTCTCCAATATCACGGAAGGAATTTGTCCGGTTCCTCCTGGCAACACCAACCAAATCCGAACTGCGATGTCAG GGTCTCAATTTCAGCGGAGCAGATCTTTCACGTCTAGATCTTCGATATATAAACTTCAAGATGGCAAACCTAAGCCGATGCAACCTAGCGCACGCCAACCTCTGCTGTGCGAATCTGGAAAGAGCTGACCTCTCTGGATCTGTGCTTGAT TGTGCAAACCTTCAAGGGGTGAAGATGCTGTGTTCCAATGCAGAAGGAGCATCACTAAAAGGTTGCAATTTTGAAGATCCGTCAGGCCTTAAAGCTAATTTGGAAG GTGCAAACCTGAAAGGTGTTGACATGGAAGGCAGCCAAATGACGGGGATTAATCTCAGAGTTGCAACgctgaaaaatgcaaaactaaaaaaCTGTAATCTTAGAGGAGCAACTTTGGCCGGAACCGATTTGGAA AACTGTGATCTATCAGGTTGTGATCTCCAAGAAGCCAATTTGAGGGGATCTAACGTAAAAGGAGCTATCTTTGAAGAGATGCTGACACCTCTGCACATGTCTCAGAGCGTCAGATAG